The following proteins are co-located in the Gloeocapsa sp. PCC 7428 genome:
- the pipX gene encoding transcriptional coactivator PipX: MSTEHYINHPNFGLLYRVCFVEEHQELFTTLYAQRLFFLVSTTASGMKFEPVGRSEARLLLENRLRMLRRTGQTQEYDQLQIILQRTFQ; encoded by the coding sequence ATGAGTACAGAACATTACATCAATCATCCAAATTTCGGTCTATTGTACAGAGTCTGTTTTGTTGAGGAACACCAGGAACTGTTTACGACGCTTTATGCGCAAAGACTATTTTTTTTGGTATCGACTACAGCATCAGGAATGAAGTTTGAGCCAGTTGGTCGCTCTGAGGCTCGCCTATTATTAGAAAATCGCTTACGAATGCTACGCCGTACCGGACAAACGCAAGAATACGACCAGCTACAAATAATTTTGCAACGTACCTTCCAATGA
- the plsY gene encoding glycerol-3-phosphate 1-O-acyltransferase PlsY, whose amino-acid sequence MTVWLILCAAILLVAYLLGSIPTGYTAARVLKGIDIREHGSGSTGATNVLRTLGKGPGFFVLVIDTLKGILAIALVRWSFNFAASQNLIPADVNPTNWLAWMVAFAGIFAILGHSKSIWLGFTGGKSVATSLGVLLAMSWQVAVSTAAVFGLVLAISRIVSLSSIAGAIAVSLLMLVFGQPLPYLLFAIAAGVYVIMRHRSNIQRLLTGTEPKIGQKIPTTEESVEP is encoded by the coding sequence ATGACAGTTTGGTTAATTTTGTGTGCAGCAATTTTGCTAGTGGCTTACCTGCTGGGTTCAATTCCTACAGGCTACACCGCAGCAAGAGTGTTGAAAGGTATTGACATTCGCGAACATGGTTCGGGTTCTACTGGCGCGACAAATGTACTACGGACGCTTGGGAAAGGTCCTGGTTTTTTTGTGTTAGTGATTGATACGTTGAAAGGTATTTTAGCAATTGCCCTTGTTCGCTGGAGTTTCAATTTTGCCGCAAGTCAAAATCTGATTCCTGCTGATGTCAATCCGACAAACTGGTTAGCATGGATGGTAGCATTTGCGGGAATTTTTGCCATTTTGGGACATAGTAAATCGATTTGGTTGGGCTTTACGGGTGGCAAATCGGTAGCGACGAGTTTAGGCGTATTACTCGCAATGTCGTGGCAAGTTGCTGTGTCTACTGCTGCGGTATTTGGTTTAGTTTTAGCAATATCGCGAATTGTTTCACTCAGTTCGATTGCAGGTGCGATCGCAGTTTCACTGTTGATGCTTGTCTTTGGTCAGCCTTTACCTTATCTGCTCTTCGCGATCGCTGCTGGTGTCTATGTGATTATGCGCCATCGCAGCAATATACAGCGCTTACTCACGGGGACAGAACCTAAAATAGGGCAAAAAATTCCAACAACAGAAGAAAGTGTTGAGCCTTAA
- a CDS encoding YggS family pyridoxal phosphate-dependent enzyme: MSSIAEQIAQIREKLPHTVRLIAVTKQVSVAAMREAYTAGIRDFGESRIQEAASKQAQLHDLTDVTWHMIGRLQTNKAKKALEQFQWIHSVDSLKLAQRLNQLALQMSCQPKVCLQVKLRSDPHKTGWSVSEMLQDLPALNECDRLNIQGLMTIPPLGLSDLEILNLFEQTRELATNIQKQHWSNMPMHHLSMGMSDDYLLAVQAGATMVRLGRILFGARPTTHNSTESESQL, from the coding sequence ATGAGTTCGATTGCTGAACAAATTGCCCAAATCCGCGAAAAACTACCGCACACAGTTCGTTTGATTGCTGTCACCAAACAAGTCTCAGTCGCAGCGATGCGCGAAGCCTATACCGCTGGAATACGGGATTTTGGTGAGAGTCGCATTCAAGAAGCCGCGAGTAAGCAAGCACAGCTACACGACTTAACAGATGTCACCTGGCATATGATCGGACGGTTACAGACAAACAAAGCCAAAAAAGCTTTAGAGCAATTTCAGTGGATTCATTCGGTTGATAGCTTAAAACTGGCACAACGCTTGAATCAACTGGCACTACAGATGTCGTGTCAGCCAAAGGTGTGTTTGCAGGTAAAATTGCGCAGCGATCCGCATAAAACAGGATGGAGTGTGTCTGAAATGCTTCAAGATTTACCCGCGCTTAACGAATGCGATCGCTTAAATATTCAAGGTTTGATGACAATTCCACCGTTAGGATTGAGTGATTTAGAAATTCTTAATCTTTTCGAGCAGACGCGCGAACTGGCGACGAACATTCAAAAACAACATTGGTCTAATATGCCAATGCACCACCTCTCAATGGGAATGTCTGACGACTATCTCCTCGCAGTGCAAGCCGGAGCAACGATGGTGAGACTAGGGCGTATTCTGTTTGGTGCAAGACCAACCACACACAATTCTACCGAATCGGAAAGTCAATTATGA
- a CDS encoding class I SAM-dependent methyltransferase translates to MSESIYVFTDTQHSQELERLRAIERIFDPASQRRIQATGMSPGWQCLEVGAGAGSIAQWLAAIVGSDGKVTAVDVDTRFIANIQLSNVEVLEADIRYCSLKNGSFDLIHARYVLIHLPDFQVALSRMIDLLKPGGWLVIEEPDFSAARAIAGKAAACHSVNRVNRAISRMFASRGMDYALGVKLPAICQQLGLQQLSVENDAPLSQGGSGVATVMKMSTEQLAEKYIATGEATQQDIAQYCEFAEDPHTWAIYYSTVGVSAKKVG, encoded by the coding sequence ATGTCAGAATCAATATATGTGTTTACTGATACTCAGCATTCGCAAGAGCTTGAACGACTTCGGGCAATTGAACGAATATTCGATCCCGCCAGTCAGCGGCGAATTCAAGCAACAGGTATGAGTCCAGGGTGGCAATGTCTTGAAGTTGGCGCAGGCGCAGGCTCGATCGCGCAATGGCTAGCAGCGATCGTAGGAAGCGATGGTAAAGTGACAGCGGTTGATGTCGATACGCGGTTTATTGCGAACATTCAGCTATCGAACGTAGAAGTGCTAGAAGCAGATATCCGGTATTGTTCGCTAAAAAACGGTAGCTTTGACTTAATTCATGCGCGGTACGTTCTCATCCATCTTCCTGACTTCCAAGTTGCACTCTCCAGAATGATCGATTTACTCAAGCCTGGTGGATGGCTTGTGATTGAAGAACCTGATTTTTCGGCTGCAAGAGCGATCGCAGGTAAAGCAGCGGCTTGTCACTCAGTTAACCGCGTCAACCGTGCTATTTCGCGAATGTTTGCAAGTCGAGGTATGGATTATGCGCTGGGGGTGAAACTCCCTGCAATATGTCAACAGTTAGGCTTGCAGCAACTGTCTGTAGAAAACGATGCGCCTCTATCTCAAGGAGGCTCAGGAGTCGCAACCGTTATGAAAATGTCTACTGAGCAACTTGCAGAAAAATATATTGCAACGGGTGAAGCAACGCAGCAAGATATTGCGCAATATTGTGAATTTGCAGAAGATCCGCACACGTGGGCAATATACTATTCAACTGTAGGGGTTTCAGCAAAAAAAGTAGGCTAA
- a CDS encoding chorismate-binding protein, which produces MQPWYWRSLPLKNRTGAQIFAALFASDTIATLLESPYPSPPDRLPQARYSICAGKPRIINDRLQMWTPAVGEVLSCLRQRLLSAANWLVIPPYPTLPFTGGWLGWLGYDLAWEIEKLPTLKQDLLPFPVAFWYEPECFAVLDHWEQVLYLATSDPQQLDQLEHHLVESPSAHASLTPLLSTGGTPAREWLLNGGHLRTKKAAPLPLCPRQFDATSLNGGNPRTRVAPQRRTPPHEKSGSSAPLPPCPPSPPPLFLTSQTEYENAVWRAKKYIQAGDIFQANLSLRFETETTASGWEIYQTLHKINPSPFASYWRSPWGEIASCSPERLVQLVGQQATTRPIAGTRSRGTTPERDRQLAQELRSNTKERAEHIMLVDLERNDLGRVCNWGSVVVDELLTIERYSHVMHLVSNIKGTLNANYSPIDLIQAMFPGGTITGCPKVRCLEIIEELELVRRNLFYGSCGYLDWRGNIDLNILIRTLLLAPTPSTATPVTQKVWGQVGAGIVADSDPEKEWHESLYKAQAQLTALNETRDEG; this is translated from the coding sequence ATGCAACCATGGTATTGGCGATCGCTTCCTCTCAAAAATCGTACTGGGGCACAAATTTTTGCTGCCTTGTTTGCAAGTGATACTATTGCAACGCTGTTGGAAAGTCCTTATCCATCACCTCCAGATCGCTTACCACAAGCTCGCTACTCGATCTGTGCAGGTAAACCTCGGATAATTAACGATCGTCTGCAAATGTGGACTCCAGCAGTGGGCGAAGTTCTATCGTGTCTTCGTCAGCGGCTCCTAAGCGCTGCAAATTGGCTCGTCATACCACCCTACCCAACGTTACCATTTACAGGAGGTTGGCTGGGGTGGCTAGGCTATGACTTAGCTTGGGAAATCGAAAAACTGCCAACTCTCAAGCAAGATCTATTGCCATTTCCGGTAGCATTTTGGTACGAACCTGAGTGCTTTGCAGTCCTCGATCATTGGGAACAAGTTCTTTATCTCGCAACCTCCGATCCGCAGCAATTAGACCAGTTAGAACATCATCTAGTAGAATCTCCCTCTGCCCACGCCAGTTTGACGCCACTTCTCTCAACGGGGGGAACCCCCGCACGAGAGTGGCTCCTCAACGGAGGACACCTCCGCACGAAAAAAGCGGCTCCTCTGCCCCTCTGCCCACGCCAGTTTGACGCCACTTCTCTCAACGGGGGGAACCCCCGCACGAGAGTGGCTCCTCAACGGAGGACACCTCCGCACGAAAAAAGCGGCTCCTCTGCCCCTCTGCCCCCCTGCCCCCCATCTCCCCCACCACTCTTTCTCACGTCTCAAACCGAGTACGAAAACGCAGTCTGGCGTGCTAAAAAGTACATCCAAGCTGGAGATATTTTTCAGGCAAATCTTTCGCTGCGGTTTGAAACCGAGACAACCGCTTCAGGCTGGGAAATTTATCAAACATTACACAAAATCAATCCGTCGCCGTTTGCGAGTTACTGGCGATCGCCGTGGGGAGAAATCGCGAGTTGCTCGCCGGAAAGATTAGTGCAGCTTGTCGGACAACAAGCAACAACACGACCAATTGCAGGAACGCGATCGCGTGGGACAACACCCGAACGCGATCGCCAGCTTGCCCAAGAGTTGCGCTCAAATACCAAAGAACGCGCCGAACACATCATGCTCGTCGATCTCGAACGCAATGACCTAGGGCGCGTATGTAACTGGGGTTCGGTAGTGGTTGATGAATTACTCACGATCGAGCGCTACAGCCACGTCATGCACCTTGTTAGTAATATTAAAGGCACTTTAAATGCAAACTACAGCCCAATAGACTTAATTCAAGCAATGTTTCCTGGTGGAACGATTACAGGTTGCCCAAAAGTTCGCTGTCTGGAAATCATTGAAGAACTCGAACTTGTCCGCCGCAACTTATTTTATGGTTCGTGTGGTTATCTCGATTGGCGCGGTAACATAGACTTGAATATCTTAATTCGCACACTGCTACTCGCTCCTACACCTTCTACGGCTACCCCCGTAACTCAAAAAGTTTGGGGTCAAGTTGGTGCTGGGATCGTTGCTGATAGCGACCCAGAAAAAGAATGGCATGAATCGCTGTATAAAGCGCAAGCACAACTTACAGCATTGAATGAAACTAGGGATGAGGGGTGA
- the acpS gene encoding holo-ACP synthase encodes MIRLGTDIVYIPRIQAALDRFGDRFLHRVYTATEQYDCGYAIHSPSRPSIHQLAGRWAAKEAVTKALATGWRGISYTEIEIQRHTSGAPTVYLHGKAAALVATWNHLSWQLSLSHDRDYAIATVILIHE; translated from the coding sequence ATGATTCGACTAGGAACTGATATTGTTTATATTCCCCGCATTCAAGCAGCGCTTGATCGGTTCGGCGATCGCTTCTTGCACCGCGTCTACACTGCAACTGAACAATACGATTGCGGATACGCGATTCATTCACCTAGTCGCCCTTCGATTCATCAGCTAGCTGGGCGTTGGGCGGCGAAGGAAGCCGTGACCAAAGCACTAGCAACAGGTTGGCGGGGTATTAGTTACACCGAAATTGAGATTCAACGTCACACGAGTGGCGCACCTACAGTATACTTACACGGGAAAGCTGCTGCGTTAGTTGCAACTTGGAATCATTTATCTTGGCAGTTGAGTTTAAGCCACGATCGCGATTATGCGATCGCTACGGTGATTTTGATTCATGAATAA
- a CDS encoding energy-coupling factor transporter transmembrane protein EcfT, protein MDLLRSLPMGLYLEQPLTWLHRLDPRVKLAWLLSFLLMPILANSAWRIMLVGLLVLITLAAKIPLRVWRQQMGWLLTVAFFVLLLGAASPDTLSIDYQPRLPSDELSFIPQLSDYQYVLFQRGPITVTRRSLVLAIRLSTILFTLIYSTNLFLLTTAPEEITAGMESLMRPLRWFKFPVTEVALTLTLSLRFIPLVLEEVQNLARSVRTRAINWKKLGLKGAVKVWMMVAERLLENLLLRAEQMANAMMVRGFTSPNEHRVQWHDLRLRSRDWIAIVCLIAFWSARFVWGNEA, encoded by the coding sequence ATGGATCTACTGCGATCGCTACCAATGGGGCTTTACCTAGAACAACCGCTAACGTGGTTGCATCGGCTCGATCCTAGGGTAAAGTTGGCTTGGTTATTGAGTTTCTTACTCATGCCCATTCTGGCAAATTCTGCTTGGCGGATTATGCTTGTGGGATTGCTTGTGCTGATTACGCTTGCAGCTAAAATTCCTTTACGAGTATGGCGTCAGCAGATGGGCTGGCTATTGACAGTAGCTTTTTTTGTCCTATTACTCGGTGCTGCAAGTCCAGATACGCTTAGCATCGATTATCAACCTCGCCTTCCCAGTGATGAGTTAAGTTTTATACCGCAACTTTCGGATTATCAGTACGTTCTGTTTCAGCGCGGACCAATTACTGTCACTCGTCGTTCTTTGGTTTTGGCAATTCGCTTAAGTACGATTCTGTTTACTTTAATTTACAGTACTAATTTATTTTTATTAACAACTGCCCCTGAGGAAATTACCGCTGGGATGGAAAGCTTGATGCGACCTTTACGCTGGTTCAAGTTTCCTGTAACAGAAGTTGCTTTGACACTGACGCTATCATTGCGGTTCATTCCCTTAGTATTAGAAGAAGTACAAAATTTAGCGCGTTCAGTGCGTACGCGAGCAATTAATTGGAAAAAACTGGGGTTGAAAGGTGCAGTAAAAGTCTGGATGATGGTAGCAGAACGGTTGCTAGAAAATCTCTTACTCCGAGCCGAACAAATGGCTAATGCGATGATGGTACGCGGTTTTACAAGCCCGAATGAACATCGCGTGCAGTGGCACGATTTACGTTTAAGAAGCCGTGACTGGATTGCCATAGTATGTTTAATAGCTTTCTGGAGCGCAAGATTTGTTTGGGGTAACGAAGCATAA
- the der gene encoding ribosome biogenesis GTPase Der — protein sequence MSLPIVAIIGRPNVGKSTLVNRLAGAQDAIVYDEPGVTRDRTYSNAYWRDREFVVVDTGGLVFDDDTEFLPLIREQASLALAEAVAAIFVVDGQTGPTPADEAIAEWLRQQPVPVLVAVNKCESPDQGLAQAAQFWELGLGEPYPVSGIHGSGTGELLDQLITFIPPVSELPETDEIKVAIVGRPNVGKSSLLNAFVGTQRAIVSPISGTTRDSIDTVIEREGKVYRLIDTAGIRKKKNVEYGPEFFGINRAFKAIRRADVVLLVIDALDGVTEQDQKLVGRIVEEGRACVIVVNKWDAIEKDSYTIYDYEKHTKERLHFVDWAEMIFVSAKTGQRVEKILELVMQAAEAHKRRVSTSVINEILEEAVRWHSPPTTRQGRQGKIYYGTQVSTQPPSIALFVNEAERFNTNYRRYIERQFRQQLGFNGTPIRLLWRSKKARDVENTANRATRV from the coding sequence ATGTCTTTGCCCATTGTTGCTATTATTGGACGCCCAAATGTGGGTAAATCAACGCTAGTCAATCGTTTAGCTGGCGCGCAGGATGCGATTGTCTACGATGAACCTGGCGTCACGCGCGATCGCACTTACTCGAATGCGTACTGGCGCGATCGCGAATTTGTCGTCGTTGACACGGGCGGACTCGTTTTTGATGATGATACTGAGTTTTTACCTTTAATTCGAGAACAAGCAAGCTTAGCATTAGCAGAAGCCGTAGCCGCAATTTTTGTCGTAGATGGACAAACAGGACCAACTCCCGCTGATGAAGCGATCGCCGAATGGCTACGACAACAACCGGTTCCTGTACTTGTAGCCGTTAATAAATGCGAATCACCCGACCAAGGTTTAGCCCAAGCCGCGCAATTTTGGGAATTAGGACTTGGCGAACCGTATCCTGTTTCTGGAATTCATGGTAGCGGTACGGGAGAATTACTCGATCAATTAATTACCTTCATACCACCCGTAAGCGAACTTCCCGAAACCGACGAAATTAAAGTGGCGATTGTGGGACGACCGAATGTAGGTAAGTCGAGTTTGTTAAATGCCTTTGTTGGGACGCAAAGAGCGATCGTGAGTCCTATTTCTGGTACAACCCGTGACTCGATTGACACTGTGATTGAACGCGAGGGAAAAGTTTACCGCTTAATCGATACTGCTGGTATTCGCAAAAAGAAAAACGTCGAGTACGGTCCCGAATTTTTTGGGATCAATCGCGCATTTAAAGCAATTCGTCGTGCAGATGTCGTTTTATTAGTCATTGATGCGCTTGATGGTGTGACGGAACAAGATCAAAAGCTTGTAGGGCGGATTGTAGAAGAAGGGCGGGCTTGTGTCATCGTTGTGAATAAATGGGATGCTATCGAAAAAGACTCGTACACAATCTACGACTACGAAAAGCACACAAAAGAAAGACTGCATTTTGTCGATTGGGCAGAAATGATCTTTGTCAGTGCGAAAACAGGACAGCGTGTCGAGAAGATTCTAGAACTTGTGATGCAAGCCGCTGAAGCGCACAAACGCCGAGTTTCTACCTCGGTGATTAATGAAATCTTAGAAGAAGCTGTGAGATGGCATTCACCGCCTACAACGCGTCAAGGGCGTCAAGGTAAAATTTACTATGGCACGCAAGTAAGCACCCAACCTCCATCAATAGCCTTGTTTGTGAATGAAGCTGAGCGCTTTAACACGAACTATCGGCGATACATCGAACGTCAATTTCGACAGCAACTCGGCTTTAATGGGACTCCCATCCGTCTACTATGGCGTAGTAAAAAAGCCCGTGACGTAGAAAATACTGCAAATCGTGCTACTCGCGTGTAA